In the genome of Paraburkholderia caribensis, the window GCCGTTTCGAGCAACTGCAGAAACAGCACCGCATGCGCGTGCGCGGCGGCCAGCCGCTCGCCGTTGTCGTCGAGTTGCTGGAGCGCGTAGGCGCGCGTCGATTCGAGCAAACGGTAGCGATACGACGAGCCTTCGAAGTCCGTCGTCAGCAACGAGCGCGATACGAGACCGCTCACGGCATCGAGCGCTTCCATGCGCGTGAGCCCGGCGTGCTCCGCCATTGCGCAGGCGGCGTCGAGCGTAAAGCCGTTGACGAACATGCCCAGCCAGCGCAGCAACTTCTGTTCGTCGCTGCTCAAGAGACGGTAGCTCCAGTCGAGCGTCGCCTTGAGCGTCTGATGACGCGGCAAGGCCGTGCGCCGGCCGCCCGTGAGGATGCGGAAACGGTCGTCGAGATGCTCGGCCAGCAGGCCGATGCCCAGCACGGCCGCACGCGACGCGGCCAGTTCGAGCGCGAGCGGAATGCCGTCGAGCCGGCGGCACACTTCACCCGTCAGACGAATGCTGGTTTCGTCGAGCGAAAAATGCGCGCCGTCGGCTTGCGCGCGCGCCAGAAAGAACTGCACGGCGGGCGTGCGCAACACGTCGGTGCCGGGATCGTCCCGGGTCGGCACGGACAGCGGCGGCACCTGATAAACGATCTCGTCGCGCGCGCGCAAGGCTTCGCGGCTCGTCGCCAGCACACGCATGCGGCTGCCCGCGCCCGTCAGCGACTCCGCGATGGCGGCCACGATCTCCAGCACCTGCTCGCAGTTGTCGAGCACCACCAGCGCCTCGCGGTCACGCCATTCGGCGGCGATCTGCGCGAGCGCCGTGCGGCTCGCGGAAAGCCGGCTGCCCATCGCGAAGGCGAGCGCGTCGAGCGCCGACGGCGCATCGATCACGGCCGCGAGCGGCACGAACACGACGCCGTCGGCGAACTCGTGCTGGATCCTGTGCGCGACTTCCACCGCGAGCCGCGTCTTGCCGATGCCGCCCGTGCCGACCAGCGTCACGGCCTGATGGGCGCGCAACGCGGCCGCCACGCCTTCGAGCGCATCCTGCCGGCCGATCAGTTCCGGCACGCATGCGGGCAACGGCTGACGCGAAGGCCGCGCGGCGTCGGCGCCGGCCGATACGTCCTCTTGCGCGGCGGACGGCGCGCTGGCGCCGTCGCGCGCGTCGGCCTCGTCATGCATGACCAGACGGTAGCCACGGCCGGGCACCGTGCGCAGGCGCTCGCGCTCGTCGCCGAACGCGCGGCGCAGCCCGGAGATATGAACCTGCAGATTGTTCTTTTCGACGACCGTGGTCGGCCAGACGACGCGCATGATCTCGTCTTTCGATACGAGTTCGCCGTCGGCGGCGATCAGCAGCGCGAGGATGTCGAACGCGCGGCTGCCGATCGGGACTCTCTGCCCATCGAGACGCACTTCGCGATGATCAAGTGAAATCTCGAGTTGACCGATCTTGATCGTCATCATCTGAGTGGTGATGTTGAGGACGGCGGAGCTTGCAACGGCAGTAGCACAACCATGAAGGGCTCGCACTATACGACGCCATATCGACATGAGCTGTGACGATTGCAGTCATGACGGCACGAAACGACAAGCGGGACCGGCTGCAAAGCAGTGTACAACGAACAAAAGCCGCCCGGCATGCCTGACGGACGGCGTTCTCGATGATTTGCGGCATGCACGTCGATGCGCGCGACGGGAATGCCCGGCTGGTTACTGCTTCAGGAACGCCAGCAGATCGGCGTTCACCTGCTCGACATGCGTGCTGCACATGCCGTGCGGCGCGCCCGCATAGACCTTCAGCGTCGCGTCCTTCACCAGCTTCGACGCAAGCCTGGCCGAAGCGTCGACAGGCACGATCTGATCGTCGTCGCCATGCAGGAAGAGCGTTGGCACGTCGATCTTCTTCAGGTCGTCTGTATAGTCGACTTCGGAGAACTGCCTGATGCACTCGTACTGGCCTTTGATCGAGCCTTGCATGCCCTGGCGCCAGAAGTCCTGGACCAGTCCTTGCGAGACCTGCGCGTCCGGACGGTTGAAGCCGTAAAACGGCGTCGCGAGATCGAGATAGAACTGCGAGCGGTTGGCCGCCACGCCTGTACGAATTCCGTCGAATACGGACAACGGCAAGCCGCCTGGGTTAGCGGCCGTCTTGAGCATCAGCGGCGGCACGGCGCCGATCAGCACGGCCTTCGCGACCCGCTTCGAGCCATGACGGCCAAGGTAATGCGCGACTTCGCCGCCACCCGTCGAATGGCCGACCAGCATCGCGTTCGTCACGTCGAGTGCATCGAGCACGGCGGCGAGATCGTCCGCGTAGGTGTCCATGTCGTAGCCGCCCGAAGCCTGGCCTGAGCGCCCATGACCACGCCGGTCGTGCGCGATCACGCGATAGCCCTGGTTGGCGAGGAACAGCATCTGCGGGTCCCACGCATCGGCGGACAAGGGCCAGCCGTGCGAGAAGACGACGGGCGTACCCGAACCCCAGTCCTTGTAGAAGATGTCCGTGCCGTCCTGCGCCTTCACGAAGTTGTCACGCTGATTGTGCGCGCTCATAGAGTGTTCTCCGTCGTTGCATCGCCTCGCGCACGCTGGCGCGGCGAGGTCTGGTGTCAAAAGAGACGGAGCTTAGCGGGGTGCGCAGTCAAAGTCCTTATGCGCGGCTTAAGCGTCCTGAACAGCGCCGTGCCCGCCTGGCGCAAGGCCTGCTTCGGCAGGCATGCGCGGCACTCGCGAGCACGCCTGGGTGCCGCTTAAGAAATTTTCAGGCTGATTCGAATCAGGGTGATCGTGCGCGTCAAAGGTCGTTGGCCATCACGGGCTGGCCGCTGTGGGCATCGGTTGACGGACGGC includes:
- a CDS encoding winged helix-turn-helix domain-containing protein, encoding MMTIKIGQLEISLDHREVRLDGQRVPIGSRAFDILALLIAADGELVSKDEIMRVVWPTTVVEKNNLQVHISGLRRAFGDERERLRTVPGRGYRLVMHDEADARDGASAPSAAQEDVSAGADAARPSRQPLPACVPELIGRQDALEGVAAALRAHQAVTLVGTGGIGKTRLAVEVAHRIQHEFADGVVFVPLAAVIDAPSALDALAFAMGSRLSASRTALAQIAAEWRDREALVVLDNCEQVLEIVAAIAESLTGAGSRMRVLATSREALRARDEIVYQVPPLSVPTRDDPGTDVLRTPAVQFFLARAQADGAHFSLDETSIRLTGEVCRRLDGIPLALELAASRAAVLGIGLLAEHLDDRFRILTGGRRTALPRHQTLKATLDWSYRLLSSDEQKLLRWLGMFVNGFTLDAACAMAEHAGLTRMEALDAVSGLVSRSLLTTDFEGSSYRYRLLESTRAYALQQLDDNGERLAAAHAHAVLFLQLLETAQKRWAERPVVEWLGEFTRELGNLRTALDWTLGERGDHATGIALAAVTVPYLYELSLVEECCSRARAALRFVPSGAQEDGGTRVEARLRLMSALAAALVYIEGPLAQTREAWTLVLDEAMQAGHADYASRARWGVWNWHQYSGRARDALTCARRFGDFARSSGNATHVVLSGRVEGIALHYAGDQRRARELLERMIEEYEVKPLSRWHTPGLRVDHGIAARATLARVRWVQGERGGAYDLAARCFDSAAQYDHEIVICYVLVEALVPIALLNGDLAAARHGIDVLNELSTRFGFAIWSACCACYDAWLATLANPGASAIERLTASISALRTTGYLAQLSPLQGQLAVALMNASRDKQALAVIEEALRHADDNGERWYYAELCRIKGDVLCKLGRHDEAQRWFSTSLDWEQRNGVERTMARDASPGPRGALRVVSVQSRA
- a CDS encoding alpha/beta fold hydrolase, producing MSAHNQRDNFVKAQDGTDIFYKDWGSGTPVVFSHGWPLSADAWDPQMLFLANQGYRVIAHDRRGHGRSGQASGGYDMDTYADDLAAVLDALDVTNAMLVGHSTGGGEVAHYLGRHGSKRVAKAVLIGAVPPLMLKTAANPGGLPLSVFDGIRTGVAANRSQFYLDLATPFYGFNRPDAQVSQGLVQDFWRQGMQGSIKGQYECIRQFSEVDYTDDLKKIDVPTLFLHGDDDQIVPVDASARLASKLVKDATLKVYAGAPHGMCSTHVEQVNADLLAFLKQ